The Methylobacterium sp. PvR107 genome contains a region encoding:
- a CDS encoding class I SAM-dependent methyltransferase: protein MAGGITQAEYWNGEVGTRWARNQAVLDAMFVPLTEALFAPLALREGEAVLDIGCGAGATTLEVARRVGPGGRATGADISAPLLAVARDRAADEALGGASIQFIEADVETVDLGRFDHILSRFGVMFFPDSARAFANVRRMLKPGGRLTFLCWRTLPENLWVSVPRDAVLPLLAEIPPPAQPDIPGPFRFADPEPLVALLRGTGFDNVTCDAVDRDIVLGQGETDAAAIAAATHVSLNLGPNSHLVREAAPDLRARAEAAVTEALGRHAKHGSVRLRAACWLVQAG from the coding sequence ATGGCGGGCGGCATCACCCAGGCCGAGTACTGGAACGGCGAGGTCGGCACCCGCTGGGCGCGCAACCAGGCGGTGCTCGACGCGATGTTCGTCCCGCTCACCGAGGCCCTGTTCGCGCCGCTGGCGCTCCGCGAAGGCGAGGCCGTCCTCGACATCGGCTGCGGCGCGGGGGCGACGACCCTCGAAGTCGCGCGCCGGGTCGGTCCCGGCGGCCGTGCGACCGGCGCCGACATCTCGGCGCCCCTGCTGGCCGTGGCGCGGGATCGCGCGGCAGACGAGGCCCTCGGAGGCGCTTCGATCCAGTTCATCGAGGCCGATGTCGAGACCGTCGATCTCGGCCGCTTCGATCATATTCTTTCGCGCTTCGGCGTCATGTTCTTCCCGGATTCCGCCCGCGCCTTCGCGAACGTTCGCCGGATGCTCAAGCCGGGTGGCCGGCTCACCTTCCTGTGCTGGCGCACTTTGCCCGAGAACCTGTGGGTGAGCGTGCCGCGCGACGCGGTGCTTCCGCTCCTGGCGGAGATCCCACCACCGGCGCAGCCCGACATTCCGGGCCCGTTCCGCTTCGCCGATCCCGAACCGCTGGTCGCCCTGCTGCGCGGCACCGGTTTCGACAACGTGACCTGCGATGCGGTCGATCGGGACATCGTCCTCGGACAGGGCGAGACCGACGCGGCGGCGATTGCGGCCGCCACCCATGTCTCCCTGAACCTCGGCCCGAACTCGCACCTTGTCCGCGAGGCCGCGCCGGATCTGCGGGCGCGGGCCGAAGCGGCGGTGACCGAGGCCTTGGGCCGGCATGCGAAGCACGGTTCGGTGCGCCTGCGCGCCGCCTGCTGGCTCGTTCAGGCGGGATAG
- a CDS encoding OsmC family protein: MDASALRALQAPIKDQYRTAPDSAVITLKAKGTLDDTKIACKVETGRAIAEAGLHPATGGSGAELCSGDMLLEALVACAGVTLKAVATALEIPLRAGTVSAEGDLDFRGTLGVDKEAPVGFRSIRLFFELDTDAPQDKLAQLLKLTERYCVVFQTLNHKPELSVATTTV, translated from the coding sequence ATGGATGCCAGCGCGCTGCGGGCCCTTCAGGCTCCCATCAAGGACCAGTACCGCACCGCGCCGGATTCCGCGGTCATCACGCTGAAAGCCAAGGGCACGCTCGACGACACCAAGATCGCCTGCAAGGTCGAGACCGGCCGCGCCATCGCGGAGGCGGGCCTGCACCCGGCCACCGGCGGATCGGGTGCGGAACTGTGCTCCGGCGACATGCTGCTCGAGGCGCTGGTCGCCTGCGCGGGCGTGACGCTCAAGGCGGTGGCGACCGCCCTGGAGATCCCGCTGCGCGCCGGCACGGTCAGTGCCGAGGGCGACCTCGATTTCCGCGGCACCCTCGGGGTCGACAAGGAGGCGCCGGTGGGCTTCCGCAGCATCCGCCTGTTCTTCGAACTCGACACGGACGCACCGCAGGACAAGCTCGCGCAGCTCCTCAAGCTCACCGAGCGCTACTGCGTGGTGTTCCAAACCCTGAACCACAAGCCCGAGCTGTCGGTGGCCACGACCACGGTCTGA